A genomic segment from Aegilops tauschii subsp. strangulata cultivar AL8/78 chromosome 1, Aet v6.0, whole genome shotgun sequence encodes:
- the LOC109783438 gene encoding anthocyanin 3'-O-beta-glucosyltransferase-like produces the protein MAVKDEQQQAPLHILFFPFPAHGHLIPIADMAALFAARGVRCSILTTPVNAAIMRSSVDHANDAFAGTDSPAIDISVAPFPDVGLPPGVENGTAIKSQGDRGKFFEAAQLLREPFDRFLVDNRPDAVVSDSFFPWSVDAAAEHGVPRLAFLGSSMFALSCIDSMLRHDPLATVPDDPDALVSLPGLPHRVELRRSQLMDPANEAEHWGWAFFQGLNAADQRSFGEDMAGRGTDALSPDADSCIGWLDMKPAGSVVYISFGTLTSFSPAELHELARGLELSGMNFVWVIGAACPDSSEWMPEGFAELTAHGGRGFIIRGWAPQMLILNHPAVGGFLTHCGWNSTLEAVSAGVPMVTWPRYADQFNNEKVIVELLKVGVSIGAKDYASCVEAHEVIGGEVIAESIGRLMGNGEEGDAMRKKAKALGCKARSAVEGGGSSYNAVGRLIDELTARRSSVKVGVP, from the exons ATGGCAGTCAAAGACGAACAGCAGCAGGCGCCGCTGCACATCCTCTTCTTCCCGTTCCCAGCCCACGGCCACCTCATTCCAATCGCCGACATGGCCGCGCTCTTCGCCGCCCGCGGCGTCAGGTGCAGCATCCTCACCACGCCCGTCAACGCCGCCATCATGCGCTCGTCCGTCGACCACGCCAATGACGCTTTCGCCGGCACCGACTCCCCGGCGATCGATATCTCCGTCGCGCCTTTCCCTGACGTCGGGCTCCCGCCGGGCGTCGAGAACGGCACGGCCATTAAGTCCCAGGGCGACCGCGGCAAGTTCTTTGAGGCGGCGCAGCTGCTCCGGGAGCCCTTCGACCGGTTCTTGGTTGACAACCGCCCCGACGCGGTCGTGTCCGACAGCTTCTTCCCGTGGTCCGTCGACGCCGCCGCGGAGCACGGCGTCCCGCGCCTCGCGTTCCTCGGTAGCAGCATGTTCGCGCTGTCCTGCATCGACAGCATGCTGCGGCACGACCCGTTGGCGACTGTCCCAGACGACCCCGACGCCCTCGTTTCCCTGCCGGGCCTGCCGCACCGTGTCGAGCTGAGGCGCAGCCAGTTGATGGACCCCGCGAACGAGGCGGAACACTGGGGCTGGGCATTCTTCCAGGGCCTGAATGCCGCGGACCAGAGGAGCTTCGGCGAG GACATGGCTGGGAGAGGCACCGACGCGCTCTCGCCGGACGCGGACAGCTGCATTGGCTGGCTGGATATGAAGCCGGCCGGCTCGGTGGTGTACATCTCCTTCGGCACGCTAACCAGTTTCTCGCCGGCGGAGCTGCACGAGCTCGCACGCGGCCTCGAGCTCTCAGGCATGAATTTCGTGTGGGTGATCGGCGCCGCATGCCCAGACTCTTCGGAGTGGATGCCCGAAGGCTTCGCCGAGCTGACGGCACACGGCGGCCGCGGGTTCATCATCCGAGGCTGGGCGCCGCAGATGCTCATCCTGAACCACCCTGCCGTCGGCGGGTTCCTGACGCACTGCGGCTGGAACTCGACGCTGGAGGCCGTGAGCGCCGGCGTGCCGATGGTCACGTGGCCGCGGTACGCAGATCAGTTCAACAACGAGAAGGTTATCGTGGAGTTGCTCAAGGTGGGCGTCAGCATCGGCGCCAAGGACTACGCGTCATGCGTCGAGGCCCACGAGGTGATCGGCGGCGAGGTGATCGCCGAATCCATCGGGAGATTGATGGGCAACGGCGAGGAGGGCGACGCCATGCGAAAGAAGGCCAAGGCCCTCGGTTGTAAGGCGAGGAGCGCGGTGGAGGGTGGTGGATCTTCCTACAATGCTGTTGGCCGGCTGATAGACGAGTTGACGGCCCGCCGGAGTTCCGTGAAGGTTGGAGTTCCGTAA